Proteins from a genomic interval of Thunnus maccoyii chromosome 1, fThuMac1.1, whole genome shotgun sequence:
- the LOC121907625 gene encoding TATA-box-binding protein, whose translation MDQNNSIPSFQGLASPQGAMTPGMPIFSPMMPYGSGLTPQPVQNTNSLSILEEQQRQQQQQQAQQAQQANAGLPGTSGQTPQLFHSQTVAGSTTTALPGNTPLHPYNTPLTPMTPITPATPASESSGITPQLQNIVSTVNLGCKLDLKTIALRARNAEYNPKRFAAVIMRIREPRTTALIFSSGKMVCTGAKSEEQSRLAARKYARVVQKLGFPAKFLDFKIQNMVGSCDVKFPIRLEGLVLTHQQFSSYEPELFPGLIYRMIKPRIVLLIFVSGKVVLTGAKVRAEIYDAFENIYPILKGFRKTT comes from the exons ATGGACCAGAACAACAGTATACCAAGCTTTCAGGGACTGGCTTCCCCCCAG GGTGCCATGACTCCAGGCATGCCTATCTTCAGTCCCATGATGCCATATGGCTCAGGCCTGACTCCCCAGCCTGTCCAGAACACCAACAGTCTGTCTATACTGGAGGAACAGCAGaggcaacaacagcagcaacaagcacAACAGGCACAGCAGGCCAACGCAG GCCTTCCAGGGACGTCGGGGCAGACCCCTCAGCTTTTTCATTCCCAGACAGTAGCAGGTTCGACCACCACAGCGCTGCCAGGAAACACCCCACTACATCCGTACAACACTCCGCTGACCCCCATGACCCCGATCACACCAGCCACACCAGCCTCAGAGAGCTCTGGAATAACACCACAGCTACA AAACATAGTATCTACTGTAAACCTGGGCTGTAAACTAGACTTGAAGACCATCGCCCTGAGAGCCAGGAATGCCGAGTACAACCCAAAG cGTTTTGCTGCTGTCATCATGAGAATACGAGAACCCAGGACCACTGCTCTCATCTTCAGCTCCGGGAAGATGGTCTGCACTGGAGCCAAGAG TGAGGAGCAGTCAAGGTTAGCGGCCAGAAAATACGCTCGTGTGGTACAGAAGCTCGGCTTTCCTGCCAAGTTCCTGGACTTCAAGATTCAGAACATGGTGGGCAGCTGCGACGTGAAGTTCCCCATTCGGCTGGAGGGATTAGTCCTCACACATCAACAGTTCAGCAG CTATGAACCGGAGCTGTTTCCAGGACTGATTTACAGAATGATCAAACCCAGAATCGTCCTGCTCATCTTTGTTTCTGGGAAAGTCGTACTAACGG gtgCAAAGGTGAGAGCAGAGATCTATGACGCGTTTGAAAATATCTACCCCATCCTGAAAGGCTTCCGCAAGACAACGTAG